The following coding sequences lie in one Mus musculus strain C57BL/6J chromosome 11, GRCm38.p6 C57BL/6J genomic window:
- the Olfr1382 gene encoding olfactory receptor 1382, whose product MDYLNTSSEEGFILVGFSDWPHLEPILFAFISMFYSLTLFGNTVIIILSQLDLRLHTPMYYFLCHLSFLDLCYTASTVPQLLVNLSGLDRTISFGRCVAQLFIMLSLGGIECVLLVAMAIDRYAAVCRPLHYTTIMHPVLCRALVVFSWVGGLVNSLIQTSLVMTMPLCGHQLNHFFCELPVLLKMACEDTGGTEVNLFVARVIILVCPLLLILGSYAHIARAVLNIRSMAGRRKAFGTCASHLIVVAMFYGSAISTYLQPVHRYSDSEGKFVALFYTVITPMLNPLIYTLRNKDVKGALWKVLGRGTDSR is encoded by the coding sequence ATGGACTATTTGAACACCagttcagaagagggcttcaTTTTAGTGGGCTTCTCAGACTGGCCTCATCTAGAACCCATcctttttgctttcatttctatGTTCTACTCTCTGACTCTCTTTGGCAACACCGTGATCATCATTCTGTCTCAACTGGACCTCCGcctgcacacacccatgtactaCTTCCTCTGCCACCTCTCCTTCCTGGACCTCTGCTACACTGCCAGCACTGTGCCCCAGCTTCTGGTCAACCTCTCTGGACTTGACAGGACCATCAGCTTTGGAAGGTGTGTGGCCCAGCTCTTCATAATGCTCTCACTGGGAGGCATTGAGTGTGTGCTTTTGGTGGCAATGGCTATAGATCGCTATGCTGCTGTGTGTCGCCCACTCCACTACACAACCATTATGCACCCTGTTCTCTGCAGAGCATTGGTTGTATTCTCCTGGGTAGGGGGCCTTGTGAACTCTCTGATCCAGACAAGCCTTGTGATGACCATGCCTCTCTGTGGACACCAACTGAATCACTTCTTCTGTGAGCTACCTGTTCTCCTGAAGATGGCCTGTGAGGACACAGGAGGAACAGAGGTCAATTTGTTTGTGGCCCGGGTCATAATCTTAGTGTGTCCTTTACTGCTAATTCTAGGCTCCTATGCTCACATTGCCAGGGCAGTGCTGAACATCAGGTCAATGGCTGGTCGCAGAAAGGCTTTTGGGACATGTGCATCTCATCTCATTGTGGTTGCCATGTTTTATGGCTCAGCCATCTCCACGTACCTCCAACCTGTCCACAGGTATTCTGATAGTGAGGGGAAGTTTGTTGCCCTTTTTTATACTGTAATCACCCCCATGCTCAACCCTCTGATCTATACGTTGAGGAACAAGGATGTGAAGGGGGCTCTGTGGAAGGTGCTAGGGAGAGGCACAGACTCCAGGTAG
- the Olfr1383 gene encoding olfactory receptor 1383: MSSFNTTLKGGFILMGFSDWPQLEHIFFVFISMFYILTIFGNFTIITISRMDQRLQTPMYFFLNNLSFLDLCYTTSIVPQLLVNISGIDKTMSYAGCMTQFFIVLLLGGTECMLLVVMAFDRYVAVCHPLHYTSIMHPLLCHALAISSWVGGLVNSLTQTSLIMTIPLCGHHLNHFFCEMLVLLKLACEDTGGTEANLFVAGAVILVCPVALILGTYAHIAHAVLKIKSRSGRRKALGTCGSHLTVVFLFYGSAMYTYLQPVHVYSGSEGKFAALFYTIITPMLNPLIYTLRNKDVKGALCKVLGRDTSTT; encoded by the coding sequence ATGAGCAGCTTCAACACCACCTTAAAAGGTGGCTTCATTTTGATGGGcttctcagactggcctcaactgGAACATATCTTTTTTGTCTTCATTTCAATGTTCTATATCCTAACCATCTTTGGAAACTTCACCATCATCACAATCTCACGAATGGATCAGCGACTACAAACACCAATGTACTTCTTCCTTAACAACCTCTCTTTCCTGGACCTCTGCTACACCACCAGCATTGTACCTCAGCTTCTTGTCAATATTTCTGGAATTGACAAGACCATGAGCTATGCTGGGTGTATGACCCAGTTCTTCATAGTGCTCTTACTGGGTGGAACTGAGTGTATGCTCCTTGTGGTGATGGCTTTCGACCGCTATGTCGCTGTGTGTCATCCACTACACTACACCAGCATTATGCACCCCCTTCTCTGCCATGCATTGGCCATCTCCTCCTGGGTGGGAGGCCTTGTGAACTCTCTGACTCAGACAAGCCTCATCATGACCATACCTCTCTGTGGCCATCACCTGAACCACTTCTTCTGTGAGATGCTTGTTCTCCTGAAGCTGGCTTGTGAGGACACAGGAGGAACAGAGGCCAACTTGTTTGTGGCTGGAGCTGTAATTTTGGTCTGTCCTGTAGCACTAATTCTAGGCACCTATGCACACATTGCTCATGCAGTGTTGAAGATCAAGTCAAGATCTGGGCGCAGAAAGGCCCTGGGGACTTGTGGGTCCCACCTtactgtggtttttcttttttatggctCAGCCATGTACACCTATCTCCAACCTGTCCATGTGTATTCCGGGAGTGAAGGGAAGTTTGCTGCCCTCTTTTATACTATCATTACTCCAATGCTGAACCCTCTGATTTATACCCTAAGAAACAAGGATGTGAAGGGGGCTCTATGCAAGGTACTAGGGAGAGATACAAGCACAACATAG